A genomic window from Nicotiana sylvestris chromosome 11, ASM39365v2, whole genome shotgun sequence includes:
- the LOC138881220 gene encoding uncharacterized protein — protein sequence MKAQALADVLAKNHMDEEYEPLKTYFPDEEVTRIDELEHIERPGWKLFFDVAANMKGFCVGTILVSEIWHHYPVTAQLRFYYTNNMAEYEIQVRDQHVYCNMVKEEFNGDPWFHDIKEYIKMGVHPVQATSDQKRTIRQLASGFFFSGEVLYKTTSDLGLLRCIDARQATTIITEVHSGVCGPHMSGYVLAKKIL from the exons atgaaagcacaagcattggccgacgTCTTGGCTAAGAATCatatggatgaagaatacgaaccattgaagacttacttccctgatgaagaggtaacgcgcattgatgagttggaacatattgaaaggccaggatggaaacttttctttgatgtggctgctaacatgaaaggcttTTGCGTAGGAACGATACTTGTCTCTGAAATAtggcatcattaccctgttacggctcagcttcggttctactatactaacaatatggcagaatacgag attcaggtccgtgatcagcatgtttACTGTAATATGGTGAAAGAAGAATTTAATGGGGacccatggttccatgatatcaaagaatacatcaaGATGGGGGTacatccggtacaggccacaagtgatcagaaaagaacaattcgacaattggcaagtggatttttctttagtggagagGTGTTATACAAAACAACCtcagatcttggattgctaagatgcatagatgccagacaggccacaactatcataaCTGAGGTACactctggagtttgtggaccgcatatgagtgggtacgttctggcaaagaagattctctga